From Panicum hallii strain FIL2 chromosome 2, PHallii_v3.1, whole genome shotgun sequence, a single genomic window includes:
- the LOC112879385 gene encoding uncharacterized protein LOC112879385 — MASSPWPRTAGTAPAPPPEAAAAAAAATAAANPAPTSEQHLVKEGGNAADAAVPQQQEEEAKPHLARDDDSEAVIQEHEQKINRYQAILAARLRAKFFSKKAFDGGNIFEAETIVEGEIIQSSRWPCTRSFANPEFFCRDKNSHEKGNSPSSAADSSAKNSSPLAGDVSPKNNASALATENNLTPGKRQQSKKT, encoded by the exons ATGGCTTCCTCCCCGTGGCCGCGCACCGCTGGTACCGCCCCCGCTCCGCCgccagaagcagcagcagcagctgctgctgctaccgccGCCGCCAACCCCGCCCCGACGTCGGAGCAGCACCTAGTCAAG GAGGGAGGAAACGCTGCCGACGCGGCTGTcccgcagcagcaggaggaggaggccaaGCCCCACTTGGCGCGGGATGATGACTC AGAAGCAGTAATCCAAGAGCATGAACAGAAGATCAACCGATATCAAGCAATACTAGCAGCCCGCTTGAGGGCCAAGTTCTTCTCTAAAAAGGCTTTCGATGGAG GGAACATCTTTGAAGCAGAAACCATTGTTGAAGGTGAAATAATTCAGTCAAGCAG GTGGCCATGTACAAGATCATTTGCAAACCCAGAGTTTTTTTGTCGGGACAAGAACAGCCATGAGAAGGGAAATTCTCCATCTTCAGCAGCAGATTCCTCTGCCAAGAACAGCTCTCCACTAGCAGGTGATGTCTCACCAAAAAATAATGCTAGTGCTTTGGCCACAGAAAACAATCTAACGCCTGGAAAGAGACAGCAATCCAAGAAGACTTGA
- the LOC112879386 gene encoding bZIP transcription factor 2-like, translated as MLHQHHYHGGVATANLHCLTSPNPAFHAHCHSNMIAMPSTPFHFPPSTFEPIHEAPAVVGNSPAGSGSADDAYGGRMVMAEDERRRRRMVSNRESARRSRMRKQRQLTELWAQVVHLRGTNRRLLDELNQAMRGCSDMCCENAQLEKEKAELSTKLERLMQAQNTTTPSFSSEPRDDTATE; from the coding sequence ATGCTGCACCAGCACCATTACCATGGAGGAGTAGCCACGGCCAACCTTCACTGCCTCACATCTCCGAACCCAGCATTCCACGCTCACTGCCACAGCAACATGATCGCCATGCCGTCCACTCCCTTCCACTTCCCGCCTTCTACCTTTGAACCTATCCACGAAGCACCGGCTGTCGTCGGCAACAGTCCAGCCGGCTCTGGTAGTGCTGATGATGCCTACGGCGGCCGCATGGTGATGGCAGAGGAcgagcggaggcggcggaggatggTCTCCAACCGGGAGTCCGCCAGGCGGTCGCGCATGCGCAAGCAGCGGCAGCTCACCGAACTGTGGGCGCAGGTCGTTCACCTCCGTGGCACCAACCGTCGCCTCCTCGACGAGCTGAACCAAGCAATGAGGGGCTGCAGTGACATGTGCTGCGAGAACGCCCAGCTCGAGAAAGAGAAGGCCGAGCTCAGTACCAAGCTCGAGCGCCTCATGCAAGCACAGAACACCACCACGCCAAGCTTCTCGTCAGAGCCGCGAGATGACACGGCTACTGAATAA